The Corallococcus caeni genome includes a region encoding these proteins:
- a CDS encoding OPT/YSL family transporter: MAHPAEPLPPEPSAPLSSVPDAVTPRFRFLPAVGTWKYHLLLASVAIFILGPLGGVAASYMNFSLGFFVASQVLSGILGSVVTYGYGAEGKHGANYMQTMAASVASLCAMSVLIQSMVWLGMPQPPAWQLMLFVGCVGMFGVGVGMLYTPLLVDRLQLDYPSGYAVANILRALTDKRLLKASIAKLGGGTGLGILAAWLTEKVAAIAALSVSSSTVGAGMVVGSRITVPAMLMGLIGYAISPYLQRIGWLGPNDPYRKVGFLVSLAMICGAALVDLALLAVQAVDRIRGRAQAPADTEPAWKKVNVPRLIAWVVGWGAAVVVVATQVLHQPAGFILFGLALSLLFVLINGIAYGISDNNPISSAFVMSVLLMSLLGLKDPLVGLMASSILLISTSVGCDMQQDRSTGWRLGTNRVVQFRYQVLGIFMGAVLCVVLARVFMGAYPVLSVNQLDHPDVKVAQWSSAMTYKFVGAIRDLGALSAHKVTALLVGLSIGFTLEVIRKVVRRHPAYLRFVQGSRTGFGVGWTMDSMVLASPYALAFGGFIALPAAIWFGMGGILTSVFNTVSKRFRREPAPGEAVLPEDMSTMSLVGGGLIAGESLFYLFVGLAGLLALLG, translated from the coding sequence ATGGCCCACCCCGCCGAGCCGCTCCCGCCGGAGCCTTCCGCTCCGTTGTCCTCCGTGCCTGACGCCGTCACGCCGCGCTTCCGCTTCCTGCCCGCGGTGGGCACGTGGAAGTACCACCTGCTGCTCGCCTCGGTGGCCATCTTCATCCTGGGCCCGCTGGGCGGCGTGGCCGCGTCGTACATGAACTTCAGCCTGGGCTTCTTCGTCGCCAGCCAGGTGCTCTCCGGCATCCTCGGCAGCGTCGTCACCTACGGCTACGGCGCGGAGGGCAAGCACGGCGCCAACTACATGCAGACGATGGCCGCGTCGGTGGCCTCGCTGTGCGCCATGTCCGTGCTCATCCAGTCCATGGTGTGGCTGGGCATGCCCCAGCCGCCCGCGTGGCAGCTGATGCTCTTCGTCGGGTGCGTGGGCATGTTCGGCGTGGGCGTGGGCATGCTCTACACGCCGCTGCTCGTGGACCGGCTCCAGCTGGACTACCCGTCCGGCTACGCGGTGGCCAACATCCTGCGAGCGCTCACGGACAAGCGCCTGCTCAAGGCCTCCATCGCGAAGCTGGGCGGCGGCACCGGCCTGGGCATACTGGCCGCGTGGCTCACGGAGAAGGTGGCCGCCATCGCCGCGCTGAGCGTGAGCAGCTCCACTGTGGGCGCCGGCATGGTGGTGGGCAGCCGCATCACCGTGCCCGCCATGCTCATGGGGCTCATCGGTTACGCCATCAGCCCGTACCTGCAGCGCATCGGGTGGCTGGGCCCGAATGATCCCTACCGCAAGGTCGGCTTCCTGGTGTCGCTGGCGATGATCTGCGGCGCGGCGCTGGTGGACCTGGCGCTGCTCGCGGTGCAGGCGGTGGACCGCATCCGGGGCCGCGCGCAGGCACCGGCGGACACCGAGCCCGCGTGGAAGAAGGTCAACGTGCCCCGCCTCATCGCCTGGGTGGTGGGCTGGGGCGCGGCCGTGGTGGTGGTGGCCACGCAGGTGCTGCACCAGCCCGCGGGCTTCATCCTCTTCGGGCTCGCGCTGTCGCTGCTGTTCGTGCTGATCAACGGCATCGCCTACGGCATCAGCGACAACAACCCCATCTCCAGCGCGTTCGTGATGTCGGTGTTGCTGATGTCGCTGCTGGGCCTGAAGGATCCGCTGGTGGGCCTGATGGCGTCCTCCATCCTGCTCATCTCCACGTCGGTGGGCTGCGACATGCAGCAGGACCGCTCCACCGGTTGGCGCCTGGGCACCAACCGCGTGGTGCAGTTCCGCTACCAGGTGCTGGGCATCTTCATGGGCGCGGTGCTGTGCGTGGTGCTGGCGCGCGTGTTCATGGGCGCCTACCCCGTGCTGTCCGTCAACCAGTTGGATCACCCGGACGTGAAGGTGGCCCAGTGGAGCTCCGCGATGACGTACAAGTTCGTGGGCGCCATCCGCGACCTGGGCGCGCTGTCGGCGCACAAGGTGACGGCGCTGCTCGTGGGCCTGTCCATCGGCTTCACGCTGGAGGTCATCCGCAAGGTCGTCCGCCGGCATCCGGCCTACCTGCGCTTCGTGCAGGGGTCGCGCACGGGGTTCGGCGTGGGCTGGACGATGGACTCGATGGTGCTGGCCAGTCCCTACGCGCTCGCGTTCGGCGGCTTCATCGCGCTGCCCGCGGCCATCTGGTTCGGCATGGGCGGCATCCTCACGTCCGTCTTCAACACCGTCTCCAAGCGTTTCCGGAGGGAGCCCGCGCCCGGCGAGGCGGTGCTGCCGGAGGACATGAGCACCATGTCCCTGGTGGGCGGCGGCCTCATCGCGGGCGAGTCGCTCTTCTACCTCTTCGTCGGCCTCGCCGGCCTGCTGGCCCTGTTGGGCTGA
- the thrS gene encoding threonine--tRNA ligase, which translates to MLDEHDHRALGQRLDLFHLQEEAPGMVFWHPRGLMLYRLLEDHVRLRMREEGYREVRTPQLCSQPLWEQSGHWENFRENMFCLPEGDRHLALKPVSCPGHIQLVQRMAPSHRDLPLRLGEFGLVHRSEPSGALHGLFRLRQFTQDDGHIFCAAEQVEAEVVRFVRSLKAFYAGFGFDDVQVAFSSRPAMRAGSDVLWDQAEAWLQSAAKQAGLVYEDQPGQGAFYGPKLEFVLKDRLGRAWQCGTIQLDLVLPERFDLHYVGASGERLRPVMLHRALFGSLERFIGMLLEHHGGALPAWLAPEQVVVASVGAGAADYAEALAARLRLAGCRARADVRDESLSKKVLGSHEDGVPFLAVVGGREVESKGVRLRQRDGSQRDLPWDDAVAWLSAACQPAVAG; encoded by the coding sequence ATGCTCGACGAACACGACCACCGCGCGCTGGGCCAGCGCCTGGACCTCTTCCACCTGCAGGAGGAGGCCCCGGGCATGGTGTTCTGGCACCCTCGCGGACTGATGCTGTACCGGCTGTTGGAGGACCACGTCCGCCTGCGCATGCGCGAGGAGGGCTACCGCGAAGTCCGTACGCCGCAGCTGTGCTCCCAGCCGCTGTGGGAGCAGAGCGGCCACTGGGAGAACTTCCGCGAGAACATGTTCTGCCTGCCTGAAGGCGACCGGCACCTGGCCCTCAAGCCGGTGAGCTGCCCTGGCCACATCCAGCTGGTGCAGCGCATGGCGCCCAGCCACCGCGACCTGCCCCTGCGTCTGGGGGAGTTCGGGCTGGTGCACCGCAGCGAGCCCAGCGGCGCGCTGCACGGGCTGTTCCGCCTGCGCCAGTTCACGCAGGACGACGGCCACATCTTCTGCGCGGCGGAGCAGGTGGAGGCGGAGGTGGTCCGCTTCGTGCGCTCGCTCAAGGCGTTCTACGCGGGCTTCGGCTTCGACGACGTGCAGGTGGCCTTCTCCAGCCGTCCGGCGATGCGCGCCGGCAGTGACGTGCTGTGGGACCAGGCGGAGGCGTGGCTCCAGTCCGCGGCGAAGCAGGCGGGGCTGGTGTACGAGGACCAGCCCGGCCAGGGCGCCTTCTACGGGCCCAAGCTGGAGTTCGTTTTGAAGGACCGGCTGGGCCGCGCGTGGCAGTGCGGGACGATCCAGCTGGACCTGGTGCTGCCGGAGCGCTTCGACCTGCACTACGTCGGGGCGTCCGGAGAGCGCCTGCGCCCGGTGATGCTTCACCGCGCGCTGTTCGGCAGCCTGGAGCGGTTCATCGGCATGTTGCTGGAGCATCACGGAGGTGCGCTGCCCGCGTGGCTCGCGCCGGAGCAGGTGGTGGTGGCCTCCGTGGGCGCGGGGGCCGCCGACTACGCGGAGGCGCTGGCGGCGCGGCTACGGCTGGCCGGCTGCCGTGCTCGGGCGGACGTGCGGGACGAGTCGCTGTCGAAGAAGGTCCTGGGCTCGCACGAGGACGGCGTGCCGTTCCTCGCGGTGGTGGGTGGCCGCGAGGTGGAGTCGAAGGGCGTCCGCCTGCGGCAGCGCGACGGCTCCCAGCGCGACCTGCCCTGGGATGACGCCGTGGCGTGGCTGTCCGCCGCGTGCCAGCCGGCCGTGGCGGGCTGA
- a CDS encoding CBS domain-containing protein, which translates to MRISELMHTDVKTIDADECLRSAAERLTTSSLGALPVTEHGQVVGLLTDSELSLCSTVHGHDPDVTTVREAMTAPLVTCSEDEPLEAGERLMEQHHLNRLVVVDADHHAVGLLRRDDVASEPLTLLRPGEPLEHLSLYS; encoded by the coding sequence ATGCGGATTTCGGAGTTGATGCACACGGACGTGAAGACCATCGACGCGGATGAGTGCCTGCGCTCCGCCGCCGAGCGGCTGACCACCTCCAGCCTGGGCGCGCTGCCCGTCACGGAGCACGGCCAGGTGGTGGGCCTGCTCACCGACTCGGAGCTCTCCCTGTGCTCCACCGTCCACGGGCACGACCCTGACGTCACCACCGTGCGGGAGGCGATGACGGCGCCGCTCGTCACCTGCTCGGAGGATGAACCGCTGGAGGCCGGTGAGCGCCTGATGGAGCAGCATCACCTGAACCGGCTGGTGGTCGTGGACGCGGACCACCACGCGGTGGGCCTGCTGCGCCGGGACGACGTCGCCTCCGAGCCCCTCACGCTGCTGCGGCCCGGCGAGCCGCTGGAGCACCTGAGCCTGTATTCCTGA
- the msrB gene encoding peptide-methionine (R)-S-oxide reductase MsrB: MADKLNLSNEEWRKRLTPEEFQVLRQHGTEYPGSGCFLGTKTPGTYVCAGCNNPLFKSGTKFESGTGWPSFTQTLSEDSVTEIRDVSHGMIRTEVRCARCDGHLGHVFPDGPPPTGLRYCMNSVAMKHVPEGSPIELVRA; this comes from the coding sequence ATGGCGGACAAGCTCAACCTTTCCAACGAGGAGTGGCGCAAGCGCCTCACCCCCGAGGAGTTCCAGGTGCTGCGTCAGCACGGCACCGAGTACCCGGGCTCTGGCTGTTTCCTCGGCACCAAGACGCCGGGCACCTACGTGTGCGCGGGCTGCAACAACCCGCTGTTCAAGTCAGGGACGAAGTTCGAGTCCGGCACGGGCTGGCCGTCCTTCACGCAGACGCTGTCAGAGGACTCCGTGACGGAGATCCGCGACGTGTCGCACGGGATGATCCGCACCGAGGTCCGCTGCGCGCGCTGCGACGGCCACCTGGGCCACGTGTTCCCGGACGGCCCGCCGCCTACGGGGCTGCGCTACTGCATGAACTCCGTGGCGATGAAGCACGTCCCCGAAGGCAGCCCCATCGAGCTGGTCCGAGCCTGA
- a CDS encoding GntR family transcriptional regulator — protein sequence MAYVEEQIEQDISLGRLPSNGRLASERMMARRYGVSRGTVREALRRLAARGLVVQRSGRQARAVALDESLTLENLGLALHDERPQECRRLLEGFFSLKRQVLVELLLDCCPKAFLIELGVLTDLCFQLWDAARWHPGERCAQLEFELLRQAAQVAGRPGHLLLILSLQRALRGNAALLMTFMGGESLREWAICASHALDERDSQTLQHQLPGLLKACDDLVLNQFVPVPQEHASSEAHPAQEHSLTAPVSASAQGDALETFPCVEERGPGCLLSTTAQGDALLEVLPDVETHEARAPASATAQDDAPPEALPCGESRGFGDLVSATGQDDAPTARSFAEERGPGPIAPAAKENGPLGLPAGLHGRALPREPDSEVPGGPSTLEAVFCEPVGEGSGRDVTGATLGPLSDCRTRGDASSLDGGLQFEGAPTGSRGQTRGAVCEEGGLPHGARSPLGRWAMRLWCFIARSLGLPDS from the coding sequence GTGGCGTACGTGGAGGAGCAGATCGAGCAGGACATTTCGCTGGGGCGGCTGCCGAGCAACGGGCGCCTGGCCTCGGAGCGGATGATGGCTCGGCGCTATGGGGTGAGCCGGGGCACGGTGCGCGAGGCCTTGCGGCGGTTGGCGGCGCGGGGCCTGGTGGTGCAGCGTTCCGGACGCCAGGCACGCGCGGTAGCACTGGACGAGTCTTTGACGCTTGAGAACCTGGGCCTGGCGCTGCATGACGAGCGCCCCCAGGAATGTCGGCGACTTCTGGAGGGCTTCTTCAGCCTCAAGCGCCAAGTGCTGGTAGAGCTGTTGCTCGACTGCTGCCCGAAGGCTTTTCTCATCGAGTTGGGGGTGCTGACGGACCTCTGCTTCCAGCTCTGGGATGCGGCGCGCTGGCATCCGGGAGAGCGCTGCGCGCAGCTGGAGTTCGAGCTGTTGCGGCAGGCGGCCCAGGTGGCTGGACGTCCCGGGCATCTGCTCCTCATCCTGTCGCTGCAACGGGCCTTGAGGGGCAACGCGGCCCTGCTGATGACCTTCATGGGCGGCGAATCGCTGCGTGAGTGGGCCATCTGCGCGAGCCATGCCCTGGACGAACGCGACAGCCAGACGCTCCAGCATCAGCTGCCGGGGTTGTTGAAGGCGTGTGATGACCTGGTCCTCAACCAATTCGTTCCGGTTCCCCAGGAGCATGCCTCCAGTGAGGCGCACCCCGCTCAGGAGCACAGCCTCACCGCCCCCGTGTCAGCCTCCGCGCAGGGGGATGCGCTGGAGACGTTCCCCTGCGTCGAGGAGCGTGGCCCTGGCTGTCTCCTGTCGACCACCGCGCAGGGGGATGCGCTGCTGGAGGTACTCCCTGACGTTGAGACGCATGAAGCCCGCGCGCCCGCGTCAGCCACCGCGCAGGACGATGCTCCGCCCGAGGCACTTCCCTGCGGTGAGTCGCGTGGCTTCGGTGACCTCGTTTCCGCCACCGGGCAGGACGATGCGCCAACGGCACGCTCTTTTGCCGAGGAGCGTGGACCTGGCCCCATCGCGCCAGCCGCGAAGGAGAACGGGCCGCTCGGACTTCCAGCGGGTCTTCATGGGCGGGCTCTTCCCAGGGAGCCGGACAGCGAGGTGCCGGGAGGACCATCCACTTTAGAGGCCGTCTTCTGCGAGCCCGTTGGTGAGGGCTCTGGGAGAGACGTGACGGGCGCGACCTTGGGCCCCTTGTCCGACTGCCGGACGCGTGGGGACGCATCGTCATTGGACGGAGGTCTCCAGTTCGAGGGGGCACCCACCGGCTCCCGCGGACAAACCCGCGGGGCGGTGTGCGAGGAGGGCGGACTGCCTCACGGTGCTCGGAGCCCTCTGGGCCGGTGGGCCATGCGTCTCTGGTGCTTCATTGCCCGGTCCCTTGGGCTTCCAGATTCGTGA
- a CDS encoding glycoside hydrolase family 18 protein — MRRPPAGLRVLLTALLLGGVSQGAPPPQATPPIPPQVTWLYQDRLVSPWEDLTWAGVHAMSATVQGAAGTHAISVTLGPWEALYFGHPGFDVSPEDTLVLKVHGGKNGANAAIRARVVIGSEQPVGAPLGPTCDGGAIPARKWTTCRVPMAKLLPEGRTRITGLWLQEDSGKTLPPLFFDDIGVEQGPRPVSLTLETSSVLLAPGATHAFRATVTNSPDAEVTWSVEPGNERGTVSAAGVYTAPRKPGTYRVLARSKADPSQLAAASVVVGASPVASGHPGPGGKWVSGYYTGWNADDYPPEKVDFSALTHILVGRVTPKADGTLSTQFDNDRGPEIARTLSKRAHAAGRKALIMVGGSGEHDGWVGAASDANRAKFVRSLLKAMDDFGYDGLDLDWEPVKKEDRPQLLALVKALRQARPRMLLTFPLHWINTNFPTDADPWFAELATHFDQMNLMSYEMIGAWDGWKSWHTSALKGEQGLHPTSIASSLELWVKAGIPKARLGIGIPFYGLAWRHITGPYQPFTDWSDYVGGDNSFTYKKILRYSKQGTYQWDEKAQASYVTFARDKLVEDGTVTWISYDSPQAIAAKGAFVKAEGYGGTIVWTLNQGCIDPETGANPLLDAVKVAFLP; from the coding sequence ATGCGACGACCTCCGGCCGGACTCCGGGTTCTGCTCACCGCGCTCTTGTTGGGCGGCGTTTCCCAGGGGGCGCCACCTCCGCAGGCCACACCGCCCATTCCCCCCCAGGTGACGTGGCTCTACCAGGACCGGCTGGTCTCGCCCTGGGAGGACCTGACGTGGGCCGGCGTGCACGCGATGAGTGCCACCGTCCAGGGCGCTGCCGGCACGCACGCCATCTCCGTGACGCTGGGGCCGTGGGAGGCGCTGTACTTCGGCCACCCGGGTTTCGACGTGTCACCCGAGGACACGCTGGTGCTGAAAGTGCACGGCGGGAAGAATGGCGCGAACGCTGCGATACGCGCGCGCGTTGTCATCGGATCCGAACAGCCCGTGGGCGCTCCACTCGGCCCCACCTGCGACGGCGGCGCCATCCCGGCCCGGAAGTGGACGACGTGCCGTGTTCCGATGGCGAAGCTGTTGCCCGAAGGGCGCACGCGCATCACCGGGCTGTGGCTCCAAGAGGACAGCGGCAAGACGCTGCCTCCCCTCTTCTTCGATGACATTGGCGTCGAGCAGGGCCCACGGCCGGTGAGCCTCACGCTGGAGACGTCCTCTGTCTTGCTGGCACCGGGCGCCACGCACGCCTTCCGCGCCACCGTGACGAACAGCCCGGACGCGGAGGTGACCTGGAGCGTGGAGCCTGGCAACGAGCGCGGAACCGTCAGCGCGGCCGGCGTCTACACCGCGCCCCGCAAGCCGGGCACGTACCGGGTGCTGGCCCGGAGCAAGGCGGACCCGAGCCAACTGGCCGCGGCCAGCGTGGTGGTGGGCGCATCCCCGGTCGCGAGCGGACACCCGGGACCGGGCGGCAAGTGGGTGTCGGGCTACTACACCGGATGGAACGCGGACGACTATCCGCCGGAGAAGGTGGACTTCAGCGCGCTCACGCACATCCTCGTGGGCCGCGTCACACCGAAGGCGGACGGCACGCTGAGCACGCAGTTCGACAACGACCGGGGGCCGGAGATCGCCCGCACGCTGTCCAAGCGCGCGCATGCCGCGGGCCGCAAGGCGCTCATCATGGTAGGCGGCTCCGGTGAGCATGACGGCTGGGTGGGCGCGGCGTCCGACGCGAACCGCGCGAAGTTTGTCCGCTCGCTGCTCAAGGCGATGGACGACTTCGGCTACGACGGGTTGGACCTGGACTGGGAGCCCGTGAAGAAGGAGGACCGGCCCCAACTGCTGGCCCTGGTGAAGGCCCTGCGACAGGCGCGGCCGAGGATGCTCCTCACCTTCCCGCTCCATTGGATCAACACCAACTTCCCCACCGACGCGGACCCTTGGTTCGCGGAGCTGGCGACGCACTTCGACCAGATGAACCTGATGTCCTACGAAATGATTGGCGCGTGGGACGGCTGGAAGTCCTGGCACACGTCCGCGCTCAAGGGCGAACAGGGACTGCACCCCACGTCCATCGCGTCCAGCCTGGAGCTGTGGGTGAAGGCCGGCATCCCCAAGGCGAGGCTGGGCATCGGCATCCCCTTCTACGGACTCGCCTGGCGACACATCACCGGCCCCTACCAGCCCTTCACCGACTGGTCCGACTACGTGGGCGGGGACAACTCCTTCACCTACAAGAAGATCCTCCGCTATTCGAAGCAGGGGACGTACCAGTGGGATGAGAAGGCCCAGGCCAGCTACGTGACGTTCGCCAGGGACAAGCTGGTGGAGGACGGGACGGTGACGTGGATCTCCTACGACAGCCCGCAGGCCATCGCCGCCAAGGGGGCCTTCGTGAAGGCAGAGGGCTACGGCGGCACCATCGTCTGGACGCTCAACCAGGGGTGCATCGACCCGGAGACCGGCGCCAACCCGCTGCTGGACGCGGTGAAGGTGGCGTTCCTTCCGTAG
- a CDS encoding glycosyl hydrolase family 18 protein: MRRVPKRLFTALSTLLLFTGTLSHAGAPSAADAGAAATVTAWIYQDRLAVPWQDWTWAKVHSLNNTKPVASGTRSISVTMGPWEALYFSHPGLTVAAGDTLVLKVNGGAKGGNSAVRVRAVAGGQQSPGVPLGPTCTGGAIPANQWATCRILLSKLMPAGTTVLTGIWLQEDSGKTLPPLYFDDLGVEAPTTPEGVKVSVSPADVGLAPGATQAFTATVTGSSNTAVTWSVEQGPAGGTIDAQGLYTAPASSGTYRVIATSKADPTRTGAAVVMVSPPDPSGQGKWVSGYYTGWNADDYPPEKVDFSALTHIFVGRATPRTDGTLNTQFDNDNGPAIARTLATRAHAAGRKAVIMVGGSGEHDGWVGAASNANRAKFVTQLLKAMDDFGYDGLDIDWEPVETADRPQLLALVKELRAARPKMLLTFPIHWINTNFREDADPWYAQLAPYLDQVNVMTYEMIGPWDGWQSWYTSALRGESGLRPSSVSSSLALWVQAGIPKAKLGMGIPFYGLAWRHITGPYQPFTDWSDYVGGDNSFTYKKILGFAPKGTYHWDDTAKADYLTFAPPDLVEDGTVTWISYDGPQAIAAKGAFVKAQGYGGTIIWTINQGCTDPATGANPLLNAVKAAFLQ, translated from the coding sequence ATGAGGCGAGTTCCCAAGAGGCTTTTCACGGCGCTGAGCACCCTGTTGTTGTTCACGGGCACGCTCAGCCACGCGGGGGCCCCGTCCGCGGCGGATGCAGGCGCTGCGGCCACCGTGACGGCGTGGATCTATCAAGACCGGTTGGCCGTCCCCTGGCAGGACTGGACGTGGGCCAAGGTCCACTCCCTGAACAACACCAAGCCCGTGGCCAGCGGCACGCGCTCCATCTCCGTGACGATGGGGCCCTGGGAGGCGCTCTACTTCAGCCACCCCGGCTTGACCGTGGCGGCTGGGGACACGCTCGTGTTGAAGGTGAACGGCGGCGCGAAGGGGGGCAACAGCGCGGTGCGGGTGCGCGCCGTCGCTGGCGGCCAACAATCCCCGGGTGTCCCGCTCGGGCCGACCTGTACGGGCGGGGCCATCCCGGCGAACCAGTGGGCCACCTGCCGGATCCTCCTGTCGAAGCTGATGCCCGCCGGGACGACCGTCCTCACGGGGATCTGGCTCCAGGAGGACAGTGGCAAAACCCTGCCGCCCTTGTACTTCGACGACCTTGGCGTGGAGGCACCAACCACTCCGGAGGGCGTGAAGGTCAGCGTGTCGCCGGCGGACGTCGGCCTGGCGCCAGGCGCGACCCAGGCCTTCACGGCCACCGTGACGGGCAGTTCCAACACGGCGGTGACCTGGTCCGTGGAGCAAGGCCCGGCAGGAGGCACCATCGACGCCCAGGGCCTCTACACGGCCCCTGCCAGCTCGGGGACCTACCGCGTTATCGCCACCAGCAAGGCGGACCCCACCCGCACGGGCGCCGCCGTCGTGATGGTGAGCCCGCCCGACCCCTCCGGCCAGGGCAAGTGGGTGTCGGGCTACTACACCGGCTGGAACGCGGATGACTATCCCCCGGAAAAGGTGGACTTCAGCGCGCTCACGCACATCTTCGTGGGCCGCGCCACGCCCCGGACGGACGGAACGCTCAACACCCAGTTCGACAACGACAACGGGCCTGCCATCGCGCGCACCCTGGCGACCCGGGCCCACGCCGCGGGCCGCAAGGCGGTCATCATGGTGGGAGGCTCCGGCGAGCACGACGGGTGGGTGGGCGCCGCGTCCAATGCGAACCGGGCGAAGTTCGTCACCCAGCTGCTCAAGGCGATGGACGACTTCGGCTACGACGGGCTCGACATCGACTGGGAGCCCGTGGAGACCGCGGACCGGCCGCAGCTGCTGGCGCTGGTGAAGGAGCTGCGCGCCGCGCGCCCCAAGATGCTCCTCACCTTCCCCATCCACTGGATCAACACCAACTTCCGCGAGGACGCGGACCCCTGGTACGCGCAGCTCGCGCCCTACCTGGATCAGGTCAACGTCATGACCTATGAGATGATCGGTCCGTGGGACGGCTGGCAGTCCTGGTACACGTCCGCGCTGCGGGGCGAGAGCGGCCTGCGCCCCTCGTCGGTGTCCTCCAGCCTGGCCCTGTGGGTGCAAGCGGGCATCCCCAAGGCGAAGCTGGGCATGGGCATCCCCTTCTATGGCCTCGCCTGGCGCCACATCACCGGCCCCTACCAGCCGTTCACGGACTGGTCCGACTACGTGGGCGGGGACAACTCCTTCACGTACAAGAAGATCCTCGGCTTCGCGCCCAAGGGCACCTACCACTGGGACGACACCGCCAAGGCCGACTACCTGACCTTCGCGCCACCCGACCTGGTCGAGGATGGGACGGTGACGTGGATCTCCTATGACGGCCCCCAGGCCATCGCCGCCAAGGGGGCCTTCGTGAAGGCGCAGGGCTACGGCGGCACCATCATCTGGACCATCAACCAGGGGTGCACCGACCCGGCGACGGGGGCCAACCCGCTGCTGAACGCGGTGAAGGCGGCCTTCCTCCAGTAG